Proteins co-encoded in one Paracrocinitomix mangrovi genomic window:
- a CDS encoding VOC family protein, with protein MINLIVIKTNKLEELKSQYEVLGLDFTYHNHGNGPFHYSTQLNGIVFEIYPLPQNLKEADNTTRLGFEVDQISKLISKLEKIGWKVISSPKESAWGIRAVIQDLDERKVELIEKRTLTQ; from the coding sequence ATGATTAATCTAATTGTGATAAAGACGAATAAGTTAGAAGAATTGAAATCGCAATATGAGGTTTTAGGACTTGATTTTACCTATCACAATCATGGCAATGGACCATTTCATTATTCTACACAATTGAACGGAATAGTATTCGAAATATATCCTCTACCACAGAATTTAAAGGAAGCTGACAATACAACTCGACTTGGATTTGAAGTTGATCAAATTTCTAAACTCATTTCGAAGCTTGAAAAAATTGGTTGGAAAGTAATTTCTTCACCAAAGGAAAGTGCTTGGGGAATTAGAGCTGTCATTCAGGACTTGGACGAACGGAAAGTAGAGCTTATTGAAAAACGTACCTTAACACAGTAG
- a CDS encoding energy transducer TonB — MNQLASLVFIVFLGGYSVFGQQNTDCILMTDSIFDIEYTILPDVVPEYPGGIKEMNSFLLSNIEYPETGMCGMGMIYISFFVLKDGTITHIKVEKSFDDAIAQEGVKAIKKMPKWSPGKCNGNAVNVKYTIPINIHFR; from the coding sequence ATGAATCAATTAGCTTCTTTGGTATTTATTGTTTTCTTGGGTGGTTATAGTGTATTCGGACAACAAAATACTGACTGTATTTTAATGACAGACAGCATTTTTGATATAGAATATACAATTTTACCAGATGTTGTTCCAGAATATCCAGGTGGTATTAAAGAAATGAATTCTTTTCTCCTCTCTAATATTGAATATCCTGAAACTGGAATGTGTGGCATGGGCATGATTTATATCTCATTTTTTGTTTTGAAAGATGGAACAATAACACATATCAAAGTCGAAAAATCTTTTGATGATGCAATTGCGCAAGAAGGAGTAAAGGCAATAAAAAAAATGCCTAAATGGTCACCGGGAAAATGTAATGGTAATGCGGTAAACGTTAAATACACAATTCCAATAAACATTCACTTTCGTTAA
- a CDS encoding toxin-antitoxin system YwqK family antitoxin, producing the protein MKTAWIICLIIFPFLSIGQQDSTLSKIRNHFLNGTLDSMSYRINTYSNQFNNIDSSITFYVEQDTIIDSSGIQWIGNIILDPFNQFNDARIGKWKSYYSNGQLRSEGSFDLGAFNFCQFAGPSIVGYYYKSGSWTYFYDNGQVKAKGTYTRIFEKINFNCGEDAVFVESLNETWQYWDENGNTIELNEQIKSDLIR; encoded by the coding sequence ATGAAAACCGCTTGGATTATATGTTTAATCATCTTTCCCTTCCTAAGTATCGGACAGCAAGATTCTACCCTTTCTAAAATTCGAAATCATTTCCTAAATGGAACTTTAGATTCCATGTCTTACCGAATTAATACCTATTCAAATCAATTCAATAACATTGATAGTTCCATCACATTTTATGTTGAACAAGACACAATTATTGATTCATCTGGAATACAATGGATTGGTAACATAATTCTTGATCCTTTTAATCAGTTTAATGATGCAAGAATTGGAAAATGGAAATCGTATTATTCAAATGGTCAGTTAAGATCTGAGGGGTCATTTGATCTTGGTGCATTTAACTTTTGTCAATTCGCAGGTCCATCAATTGTAGGCTACTATTACAAATCAGGATCATGGACTTACTTTTACGATAATGGTCAAGTAAAAGCAAAAGGAACTTACACCAGAATTTTTGAAAAGATCAACTTCAATTGTGGCGAAGACGCCGTTTTCGTAGAATCTTTGAATGAGACATGGCAATATTGGGATGAAAATGGCAATACCATTGAACTGAATGAACAGATTAAATCTGATCTGATTCGATAA
- a CDS encoding DUF6331 family protein, which produces MPNWTDGEDILIGEDEYISWINWDLDKVQVHDIDYLIDPKNKFWNSLETLCVAECCGLDAFDWTTENVTKAYLECDREELTKTLEDAINVIENRTENVVSSTRLNQLFDRHVFINLLKHLKKQCITL; this is translated from the coding sequence ATGCCTAACTGGACTGACGGTGAAGACATATTAATCGGAGAAGATGAGTATATCTCATGGATCAACTGGGATCTTGACAAAGTGCAAGTGCATGATATCGACTATCTAATTGACCCAAAAAATAAGTTTTGGAATTCTCTTGAAACCTTATGTGTAGCAGAATGTTGTGGACTTGATGCTTTTGATTGGACAACGGAAAATGTTACCAAAGCATACTTGGAGTGCGACCGAGAGGAGTTAACAAAAACCCTCGAGGATGCAATTAATGTAATTGAGAACAGGACAGAAAATGTTGTGAGCTCTACTCGATTGAATCAGCTATTCGACAGGCATGTTTTCATTAACCTACTGAAGCACTTAAAAAAACAGTGCATAACACTATAA
- a CDS encoding alpha/beta fold hydrolase, translated as MKNIILIVSTFVHLIGYCQIDTTKAVYKELYDLSLTEYEAIESEIGYHIQTDNVKMHYISLGDSTDMPLIWIPGTGSSSWEILNFKDSLMSMGLQIISIDYYGHGQTPMPKEEKSIYHIADDIKFLMDSLQIKKAIIGGWSRGGYIASAFYDTYPESVLGLMLVDGGSANALNPRYKMNRDTLREKYKEAQIPKDLLVTYNTKFEAFCALADTSNKVSQAWILDGLKIGLNGKWGYTSDVWQAVANESVESMLNAVESPTLAPLLSSSTYLMQPLIVYRNLSVPMIIIDPVSEGETWQNYTPDNSKLKAMHPELIEHRIYENTQHHAHFQRPQQFINDMKLLIEKINN; from the coding sequence ATGAAAAATATAATCCTCATAGTCTCAACGTTTGTTCATCTCATAGGATACTGCCAAATTGATACAACTAAAGCTGTTTACAAGGAATTATATGATCTTTCATTAACGGAGTATGAAGCCATTGAATCTGAGATAGGTTATCACATTCAAACAGATAATGTCAAAATGCATTATATCAGCCTTGGTGATTCTACAGATATGCCGTTAATATGGATTCCCGGAACAGGGAGTTCTTCTTGGGAAATTCTAAATTTCAAAGACTCTTTAATGAGTATGGGATTACAAATAATCAGTATAGATTATTACGGACATGGACAAACTCCTATGCCTAAAGAAGAAAAATCTATTTATCACATTGCTGATGATATAAAGTTCCTAATGGATAGCCTACAAATCAAAAAGGCAATTATTGGCGGTTGGTCTCGTGGTGGATATATCGCATCTGCATTTTATGACACTTACCCCGAATCAGTTCTTGGATTAATGCTTGTGGATGGTGGTTCTGCTAATGCGCTAAATCCGAGATATAAAATGAATAGAGACACTTTACGTGAAAAATATAAAGAAGCGCAAATTCCAAAAGATTTACTAGTAACCTACAATACAAAATTTGAAGCTTTTTGTGCTTTGGCAGATACATCAAATAAAGTCAGTCAGGCCTGGATACTTGATGGTCTTAAAATTGGCCTTAATGGTAAATGGGGATATACCTCAGATGTTTGGCAGGCGGTTGCAAATGAATCTGTTGAATCAATGCTGAATGCTGTAGAATCACCAACATTAGCACCTCTTTTATCCTCATCAACTTATCTTATGCAACCACTAATAGTGTACCGAAACCTATCGGTTCCAATGATTATAATTGACCCGGTATCTGAAGGTGAAACTTGGCAAAACTACACGCCTGATAATTCCAAATTAAAAGCAATGCACCCTGAACTAATAGAACACCGCATTTATGAAAACACACAACATCATGCTCACTTTCAAAGACCACAACAATTCATAAATGACATGAAATTATTGATTGAAAAAATTAATAATTGA
- a CDS encoding DsrE family protein, with protein MMINRLTLILFTTVFILTNTISQAQDSTKAVNKSHNAENFVTSKWKDKNGSAQSLDEKFGDGTMKATRFLKNTKKIKVVYQLNKLCSDSTCAKPYGIGNIFNHINDLKITHGIKAKNYEFVVIIHGGGWPLVLNNEPENGVEKHATDNPFQSQVEKLVAEPGVKIYFCQNTAHSKKVSLNQMIPGIGFVTAGISAIVDLQMEGYIYVQP; from the coding sequence ATGATGATTAATAGATTGACTTTAATATTATTTACAACTGTTTTTATACTCACCAATACAATTTCACAAGCACAAGATTCAACAAAAGCAGTAAACAAATCTCACAACGCAGAAAATTTTGTGACTTCTAAATGGAAAGATAAAAACGGAAGTGCTCAAAGTTTGGATGAGAAGTTCGGAGACGGAACCATGAAGGCTACACGCTTTTTGAAAAACACAAAAAAAATAAAAGTTGTGTATCAGCTCAATAAATTGTGTTCAGATTCAACTTGCGCTAAACCTTACGGAATTGGCAATATTTTTAATCATATCAATGATTTAAAAATCACGCACGGAATTAAAGCTAAAAATTATGAGTTTGTAGTGATAATACACGGTGGTGGCTGGCCGCTTGTTTTAAATAATGAACCGGAAAATGGTGTTGAAAAACATGCTACAGATAATCCTTTTCAATCACAAGTTGAAAAGCTGGTGGCTGAGCCCGGAGTAAAGATCTACTTTTGTCAAAACACAGCGCATTCCAAAAAAGTAAGTTTAAACCAAATGATTCCGGGAATTGGTTTTGTAACTGCAGGGATATCTGCCATTGTAGATTTACAAATGGAAGGGTATATTTATGTTCAACCTTAA
- a CDS encoding deoxynucleoside kinase: protein MHIAVAGNIGSGKTTLTKLLAKHYGWDTHFEDVEQNPYLNDFYEDMQRWSFNLQVYYLNSRFTQIQEIKDSENNVIQDRTIYEDAYIFAPNLHSMGLMTTRDFENYFSLFNLLEHFISAPDVLIYLKASVPTLVNQIQKRGREYEESIRLDYLKRLNERYEAWISTYDKGKLIVIDVDNNNFHENDEDLGKIINSIDAEINGLF from the coding sequence ATGCATATTGCTGTAGCTGGAAATATTGGATCGGGTAAAACAACCTTAACTAAGTTATTAGCGAAACATTACGGATGGGACACCCATTTTGAAGATGTTGAGCAAAACCCTTATCTGAATGATTTCTATGAAGACATGCAACGTTGGTCTTTCAATTTACAGGTGTACTATCTCAACAGCAGATTTACCCAAATTCAAGAAATTAAAGACAGTGAAAACAATGTAATTCAAGATCGTACCATCTATGAAGATGCTTACATCTTTGCTCCCAACTTACATTCAATGGGATTGATGACTACAAGAGATTTTGAAAATTACTTCTCATTGTTCAACCTTTTAGAGCACTTTATTTCTGCTCCGGATGTTTTGATCTACTTAAAAGCTTCTGTTCCTACTTTGGTCAATCAAATCCAAAAAAGAGGACGTGAATATGAAGAGTCTATCCGTTTAGATTACTTAAAAAGACTAAACGAAAGATATGAAGCGTGGATCTCTACTTACGACAAAGGAAAATTGATTGTAATTGATGTAGACAACAACAATTTCCATGAAAATGACGAAGATCTTGGAAAAATCATCAACTCAATTGATGCCGAGATCAACGGATTATTCTAA
- the yihA gene encoding ribosome biogenesis GTP-binding protein YihA/YsxC — protein MEIKTAKFVISNTDVSKCPNPTMPEYAFIGRSNVGKSSLINSMTNIKGLAKISGRPGKTQLINHFLINDNWYLVDLPGYGYAKISKSQREKWQKFIEKYILTRQNLMNVFVLLDSRHKPQQIDMEFMQWLGEHGIPFSMVFTKVDKLNTSEKSKFLPAYKKEMLQIWEEMPPHFVTSSVSNEGTEELLNYIDEVNPYFEYQG, from the coding sequence ATGGAGATCAAAACAGCCAAATTTGTAATCAGTAATACTGATGTCAGTAAATGTCCCAACCCTACTATGCCTGAATATGCTTTTATTGGCAGAAGTAATGTGGGTAAATCTTCATTGATCAATTCAATGACCAATATTAAAGGTTTGGCTAAAATTTCTGGAAGACCTGGAAAAACACAATTGATCAACCACTTTTTAATTAACGACAATTGGTATTTGGTGGATTTACCCGGATACGGTTACGCCAAGATTTCAAAATCTCAAAGAGAAAAATGGCAGAAGTTTATTGAAAAGTACATCCTCACTCGCCAAAATTTAATGAATGTCTTCGTTTTACTGGATTCAAGACATAAACCACAGCAAATAGACATGGAATTTATGCAGTGGTTAGGAGAACATGGCATTCCGTTTAGCATGGTATTTACAAAAGTAGACAAGCTAAACACAAGTGAAAAAAGCAAATTTTTACCCGCTTACAAAAAAGAGATGCTTCAAATTTGGGAAGAAATGCCTCCACATTTTGTTACTTCATCTGTAAGTAATGAAGGAACTGAGGAATTACTTAATTACATTGATGAAGTGAATCCTTATTTTGAATACCAGGGTTAA